The Kluyveromyces lactis strain NRRL Y-1140 chromosome D complete sequence genome has a window encoding:
- the STP22 gene encoding ubiquitin-binding ESCRT-I subunit protein STP22 (similar to uniprot|P25604 Saccharomyces cerevisiae YCL008C STP22 Component of the ESCRT-I complex which is involved in ubiquitin-dependent sorting of proteins into the endosome homologous to the mouse and human Tsg101 tumor susceptibility gene mutants exhibit a Class E Vps phenotype): MSDIHIPQPVLDWLFKVLQPTYSDPRSTFHDVVQVLASFQLRPRTRVFTFPDGSSALLLSLYGTLDGVPIIVWIPKQYPVTVPYIYLDLNSLTGDLKIQVNQYLDISGQFFLPIFGAWSGQPGSLLQAIHQLLEIWHNYYPLFDATSMNAPPLPAKTNEGLLKIESEVQQLPPKLNHHVPIIDASNNLKPVETGLQQLPPPIPKRPSVPTSSQQVDVNCPISPPFGEYGNFVSSSAGPTLKDESPRIGSQTMIPNSAAEPKQETTFTFELPPDLIDDVTEIKSHSTHNELLHKLYELIDKLAVQDMINLKNYIGSHSFNIDAILTKYSSHKSYEKDLIERVKHSIAENTTAITHEMKKLDEEMEKAKELENSIDPASIAIPETPAFVQLYNLVARDHALNDAIGTVSQLFHREKISLNIMLRKTRELSFEQFKTRYLISKINDLLD, translated from the exons ATGAGTGATATTCATATTCCGCAGCCGGTACTTGATTGGTTGTTTAAGGTATTGCAGCCC ACTTATTCTGATCCCAGGAGTACGTTCCATGATGTCGTACAAGTGCTAGCATCTTTTCAGTTGAGACCTCGAACTCGAGTTTTCACCTTTCCAGATGGATCATCTGCACTCCTATTGTCATTATACGGAACCTTAGACGGTGTTCCAATAATTGTATGGATCCCAAAACAATATCCAGTTACAGTACCGTATATTTACTTGGATTTAAACTCCTTGACTGGTGATTTGAAGATACAGGTGAATCAATATCTTGATATAAGTGGACAATTCTTCTTACCAATATTTGGAGCGTGGAGTGGCCAGCCAGGAAGTTTATTACAGGCAATACACCAGTTATTAGAAATATGGCATAACTATTATCCATTGTTTGATGCGACTTCCATGAATGCGCCTCCCTTGCCTGCGAAAACAAATGAAGGacttttgaagattgaATCTGAAGTGCAGCAACTTCCCCCAAAGCTAAATCATCATGTTCCTATAATTGACGCGTCAAATAACCTCAAGCCTGTTGAAACAGGACTACAACAACTCCCACCACCAATTCCTAAAAGGCCTTCAGTACCGACTTCCTCTCAGCAGGTTGATGTAAATTGCCCAATCAGTCCACCTTTTGGCGAATACGGAAATTTCGTTAGTTCATCTGCTGGGCCTACACTGAAGGATGAATCTCCTAGAATAGGGTCTCAAACTATGATACCGAATAGTGCTGCCGAACCCAAACAAGAAACGACGTTCACTTTTGAGCTGCCGCCAGATCTAATTGACGATGTCACCGAAATAAAATCCCATTCGACTCACAATGAGCTACTTCATAAACTCTATGAATTAATCGATAAGCTGGCTGTACAAGACATGATAAATCTAAAAAACTATATAGGGTCACACTCATTTAATATTGATGCGATTCTCACGAAATACTCCTCTCACAAATCATACGAAAAGGATCTTATCGAAAGAGTGAAACATTCAATTGCGGAAAATACTACTGCCATAACCCatgaaatgaagaaattagatGAAGAGATGGAAAAAGCTAAGGAGCTTGAAAACAGCATAGATCCCGCCTCAATCGCAATCCCTGAGACCCCTGCATTTGTACAACTTTACAACTTGGTCGCGAGGGATCATGCTTTGAACGATGCTATCGGGACCGTTTCCCAGCTCTTTCATAGGGAGAAGATCTCATTAAACATAATGTTGCGGAAGACTAGAGAATTAtcatttgaacaattcaaGACAAGatatttgatttcaaagatcaATGACCTTTTGGACTAG